In Castor canadensis chromosome 6, mCasCan1.hap1v2, whole genome shotgun sequence, the genomic window GGAGGTGCCACGGGTGCTGGTGACAGACAGCGTGCCACTTAAGGGCCACAGGGGCTGTGGGCAGGAATGCCCTGCTGCTTCCCAGTAAGAGGCTCTGGGCAGGGTAGAGGTCCCTCAGGACCTGCTGTGCCCTTTCTTCTGCTCCCCCATCTTAGGATAACAGACATGATTTGGCATAGAGCAATGGAGGGGCTGGGATTTTTATTGGTGGTGTCCGTCTCATTGATTTGAAGATAACCCCACTTAACTCTTCTTGGACCATTTTCTGAATACAGGTAAACTGAGGCaacaggaaaggaaaacacaCTGGGCTTGGCCTGGGGTTGAGGAGGGGGCCTGAATTTGGCCTGCCTTTCACTCCTGCTCTCCCACATGGGTCTCCAATGTTGTCGAACCTTCTTCTAAGATGAGCCTCCATGATGGGgcagccacccccacccccaacacctcTCCCTGTGAATACTGTCTTAGGAACTGGGTGATTTGAAGAGTCCCCTGGGGCACCTGGGCACTTCAGGATGGCAATATGGCCTTCCAGGCCTCTGAGGAGCACAGCCCCCGCTGGGACACGTCTGCCCCTCTGCGGAGCAGTTTGTCAAGTGTGGTGAGGTTATCCTAACCAGGCAGTCACCTCCTCTACCCCAGAGCCAGGCCCTGTGCTCCCACCTGGCCACCTCTGTCCACGTGGGCAAGGTTGCTCCCTATGATCCTAACTGCTGAGCATCACGAGCAAGTCCTGCAGCTGAGCTGTGCacgtacacatcacacacacaccagcacCCTGACTCCCAAGTCCTCCCAGCCTCTCCTCCTCCACAAACTCCCCCACCAGGCTGGCTGCCCAGGCCTCGGGCTTCTATTCCAGGCCACTTCTGGTGCCTCCAGCCCTGGGGACAACTGGCTGCCCCAGCCAGGGCTCCACCTCCCCATCCCGGTCCTCAGAAAAGCAGCCTTTGGGGGATGACTGGAGGTGACACTGGGGCCATAACCCACCCTGTGGCTTATTCCAGGGACAGTCAGCAGTCAAGCATGTCTTTTTGCCACTTCtagtttgaaaatgaaaaaaaaaaagctaggatgAGGTTGGAAGATGTTGGGAAAGTCCTGGTCCTCCCGTGACAACCCCAGGCCACTCTCCTCAGCCTGTCCTGTGCAGCCTGTGGGGCTGATGGATCATCAGCCATCTTGGCTGGTTCTCCTCCAGAacgaacccccccccccccacatcccCAGCACAGTGTCAGGAAACCTAAAAAATCAAAGCTCAACCTTGTTGCCGCCGGGGATCCCATCATCACGGCCACCAACTCGTGCtcaccatttgcccaggctggcttcaaactgcgaactgtgatccttctgacctctgcctcctgagaagctgggatcacagcagtgagccaccggtgccGGGCTTCCTACACTCAATCTTGAAGCTCAGGAAGGTGGCCCAGGGTGGTTAGGAAGGGTAAGTGGCAGGCTCAGTTTTCAATGTCATCCATCAACCAAACAGTGCTCTGGCCTCTCCTACCTGTCCAAGTCCTCCCTCCTGTCCTCCACAGCCCCCTCGGTCACCCTGGAGGAGACAAGCCTCCCCAGACTTAGAATCTTCCTGCTGGCGCCACCCTGGTTAGAGTGGCCATGTCACTTACTCTGTCCCCTGCCCGCCAGGGACCTGCTGTTGCAGCTGCTGGGAGGGGTGGATACTGGTGGTTTGGATCTTGGGGAAGAGAGGCCACGGGGTCAGGGCTGCCTGCATCTCTGGGGGCTCTGAGCCCCCCATGAAGGAAGGAGTGTAAGCTGCTAACACCTGTTACCTTGGCTGGGCCAGGACTGGGGGTAGAGGGAGAAGGGGGTGAGCCCTACCCTAAGGGCTAAGCCAAAGAGGGGATTTTGTCACTGGGGGGAAGATGGCCACACACGAGGCTGTGGTGTAGAGGGACCAAGTGGGCGAGGGTAAGGTTTAGGACTGTTTGCACTTTTCTAAAGAGATAGCCCCTCAGAAGGAGCCACACTCTTGCAGCCCAGGTGGCCTGAAAGTGACTTCACTCACAGCCGGCCAGCCTTGTCTGGTGGCCATTTCTGCTTTGAGAAACTCAACCTTGTGAACAGTCTCATTCTTCTCATTGTCCGCACACCCCAAAGTCAGAGCCAAGAGAGCCTCAGGTGCTGGCTGGTGAGATCTCAGGGCCACCACCTCTGTGGCCAGGCCACAGAAACACACGACCCTCCACGTGGGGTCTGGAGTGACCATCACACCCAACAAACCAGAAAGCAGCGGGGCACACAGAAAAGACAAGGGCAGTCAAACACTGGGGAACACTCCCATCCCCCCAGAGCTGTGGTGACCACACCACGACCATGACACACACAGACCACCAAGAGAACCCCAGCTTCCTCACACAAGCAGGAGGATGGGGTGGGAAAACAGGGCACCACAGTGACCAAGCAACAGGGTCCCTGGGGAGGCTGCAGAGCAGAGCCCTGGCTCTGGTCCCTCCCAGGACACACGGTGGTGCCATTCTGGATCAGAGAGGGGACAGTCCCCAGGAGGAGGCTGGGAAAGAGAACCTGAGAAGCctgtatgtaaaaaaaaaaaaaaaaaaaaaaaaaaaaaatcagataagcTGGCAGTTTTGCAGCCATCCAAGAAGAGGTGACCCTGGGGGCAGGAGTGGGCTACTTATCCATGTTCACGGTTTTTCGAGAACCCTGGAGAGGGGGGCCATCGTGTTAAAAGTCAAGAAATTACTTCTAATTACTCCTCCAGCAGATCAACAtcccctcaaaacaaaacaagagtgtCCAGGGACCTTGGCTGTGAAAATGGGGGCACAGATCATACTTGTCCCAAGGCTGGGGAGGGGGGCGCTGGTTTTGTCCCATTTCTAATCAAGCCCGAGAGATTTCTTATCATCGTATTGCCTATAtacttgaattaaaaatataCGGTGGCTCAAAATGTGCCTGTGTACACGCAGCAGACACGACAGGGGTCCTCACGCCCACACTTGTGCACACGGGGGAGGGGGTCTGTGTCTGCATCCTGTGCACACAgaatatattaacatatatattGCCCAAATATATATGCTATTTACAGAATCTCTATCAACATAAGACAGGTATTTATAGGTGTGTACCAGACAGTACTGAGGAAATCTTGGGAGCCACACGATTCCGGGGACACGAGGCCATCACACTTGCACGGTGGGAAGGACTGaccagaaaaagcaagacaaaaaaaaaaaaaaaaagggatacaGATAGATGCACCCCAGAAAAATCAAGGCCTTCCACAGACAGAAAGTGGACTCCGGGCCTTTGGCCATCGCCCGGCCGCGTGGCCGACCTCCACTCGGGACCAGATTTGGTTGGCAGCCAGTTTTGTGCAAAATGATTGACTTAAAAAACAGGAATGTGGGATTCTGCTTAGTGTGCTGGGCGCTCAGCCCTTGGAGGGGTCTAGAACGGTTTCCTGGGGACTCCAGGCTCACCTGGCCTTTCGCTAGATTAGCCTTGGGGACAGTGTCTGAAAAAAAACACCTGCAAGAGCATGGGTAGGCCCCTCGTCCTACACCACTTCCCCGAGGCCCTTGGGTCCCCTCACTGCTCAGATGCCCAGACAGAACCACTGTGGCCGGAGGCCCTGGGGTGCTCGAAAATCCCCATGTGACAGATCTCTGCGCCCAGCCTCTCTTAGAAGACCTGGCTGAGGTCTCTGTGACTCTTCTTGGTAGTTGCGCCCATTTTCAAAGCCACAGGCCACCAAGTGACAATGAACCCTTGGGGCCTCCAGGCAGAACTCAAATTGGCCTCATCTCCTAAAAACAGAAACTACTGCCCAAAACAGCAGCCCGGGcacaaatacattaaataaaaaactaaaacaaaggaCGGTTTTCTCTATTAAGGCTCAGTTAAGCTGCCTCCAGGCTAAGTAACTCAGGAGCACCATGGCCCCAGATGGCGGGGTGGGTGGCAGGCAGGCGACTTATCCCCCAAAGGTGGGGCaggggagaatgatgggggagcCCTAGGCTGGTCTAGTTAACAGCTGGAGAGGTGGGATGACCTAAGACATCCCAGGCCCAGGGTGCTTCGGGAAGTCCCCACtgtgggggaaactgaggctccaaccTACCCAAGTCAGGTTTGGGGAAAGTGTATAGGACAGGAGTCGGTGCTCCCAGGCTGGTGGCTCTCTGggccccctcctcccccaggagTGAGTGCTTGTGGTGATGGTGGGAGGGTCTGGTTAGGGCCCCTCTTGGCAGTCATGCTGGGAGTTGGGGAACAGGCCCTGTGGTTGGCAGGCGGGGTGTGCTGGGTGACGTGGGCCCTCTGCGCTCCTGTCTGAACCTCGCCAGTCACAATGACAGCCTGCTGGCCTCAACTCTGCGGGAACCAGCCCTGAGGTGATGGAGCCAGGGACCAGCAAGCATGGCCCCCAGCCAGGGCCTTCACGGTCGGGGGGTTCCCACATTCAGCCCCGCTCCATCAGCCCCCCAAAGACATCACCAGGAGCATGGACCCTGTCGTCCCGTGAGAGGCTCTGGCTTCCTTTGGTGTCAGCCCCGTGCTGTGTGTGAGGCCACATGAGAAGGTGGGTCTGCTCCCTGGCCCTCTGGGCCTCAGAAACCATTTTCTGGGGtatggctgggggtggggaagtaCCTCATTCTTAGGAAGGTGGGGctcagggaagggaagaggagggcaCAGGCTCAGGCCTGGAGGGTCAGCAATCATGGGAGTGTCCCAGAGGCCCCTTCTTGGGGTCCCCAGGCCTGTTTTCCAGTCTGtggagaaatactgcagaaagAATTTTCAGGAAGGGGCTGGCGCAGGCCGGGTTGGCAGGGAGAGCGGAGTCCTAACGCTTCTCTGCCTGACTGACCTTCAGGGCACCAATGACACCACTGATATTCTCTTCCGGGACCTGTGAACCAGAAGCAAAAGTTGGTGACCTGAGCAGCTGCTGCCCCTGCCCTGCCCCGCCCCGAGCTGGCCCTGCCCGGCAGGGGTGACACTCACCAGTGCGTGGTCGAACTTGAAGGTACTGATGTAGTAGGCTGGGATGTCAGCCGCAGCCAGGGGCTCAGAGATCTGGGCCACGATCCCACACTCATCTGGAGAAAGATGGGGTGCTAAGACTCAGCAAAGGCGCCCCAGCCTCCCTGCACCCATGATCTCCTTAAGCAACCCCATCCTACCGCCCTCTAGGGCTCAGCACAATGGCCATCCATGAAGGGGTCTTCTCGGACCCACTGGCCGGAAAAGCATCTTCATCTTCAGGGCATCATACACCCTGTTTCTTTGGCCCTTTGCTTTCTGGTCTATGTCATGCTATAAAACACTGGTCACCAGTCTTCTAAATTGATGTCACAAGccacagttttttttgtttttttttaagagccaggcatggtggcgcacgcctgtaatcccagcacccaggaggctgaggcaggagaatcaagagttccaggccagcctgggctactttgcaagagcctgtctcaaaaaaccaaaaccaagcaaccaaacaaaaaacccgaAAGCTTTTGTCTGGACACTGTGGAGCGAGGCAAGACTTGAGTTTTAGAGACTGATGACAAGTTTTCTCCTGTGGGATCCTCCCAGGGTGGCAATGTCAGGGCAAGGTGACAGATCTGGGGGTGAGGTGGTGGAATGTCCTAGACCTATAGGAAGATGGTCAGAAGTTCCTGGCacttgctgggcgctggtggctaacgcctgtaatcccagctacccaagaggcaaagatcaggaggatcacggttcaaagccagcctcggcaaatagttggagagacccctctccatcttgaaaaaaccttatcacaaaaaattgggctggtggagtggctctaggtgaaggtcctgaattcaaaccccagtactgcaaaaataaaagtaataataaaaaaaaagttcccgCACTTATACAAAGGAGACTAACAAAAACCCTCAACACTCAttatgtttggtttttattttatttatttactattaatattatttatttatttactattaatGAGGTATTCTCATTACCTTTGGGCAGTGAATTAAAGAGtgatttcttttcccttcctaattttttaagttttatttttaaggatgctaggggtggaacccagggcctctgcaTGCTGGGTGGGCCCTctctcacttgaaccacacctccagccctctcctCTCGTATTTTGTTACTGAGtcagggtctcgctaactttgcctaggctggtcttgaacttgagatcttcctacctctgcctttcgagtagctgggattataggtgggtaccaccatgcctgcctcaaTGTATTAATTTTTGAACTGGGGGAAAACAGGAGGCCTGTGTCTGCCTGTCATACCCTTGGCCAAGGGACCCCTCAAAATGGGAACTTCAGCCTTCCTAAGCTTAGCCTCCCTGTTCATACCACCGCGCTGAGCGTGACAGACCCAAGTCACCCCACCTGGGGGTTGAGGCCCAGGGCTCACCGAATCCCAGAGGCTGTCCTCCGATTCGCACCATCTTCCACAGTTCTCCGGATGCGCTCGTGAACAGCAAGTTACTAGGGAACCTGTCAAGGGGGGAGAGGAAGTCGGGGCCTGGTGTTAACTGTGACCCCTGTGCTAGTTCCACGCACTCCTGCGGGGCCTGGGGCAGGGCCAGAGGGGGGGACAACCTGTCCCCAGGGTGGGGCAGAGCTCAGTCCCCATCAATGCCTGTGATCCTCTCATTTTGGGGTGGAGACAGAAAAGCAGTAATAGGATGGGGTTTGGGGACAAGTGGCCCTGGGCCATGGTTCAAATCCCTTTCTTGTACCTTGGGCCACCCTGTATCTATGGGAGCCAGGTACCCAGGACGAGGGGAATGGGGATGGCTCACAAGGGACAAAGTGGGAGCCCTGCCCCAGCCTGAGAgtcccctccttccccctgctCACCTCTGCTGGGTCTGCACGTCCATCACCAGGGAGATGTAACCCTCgatgagggagaaggaaaagaagcgGATGTGACCACAGTCGTCGCCAGCAGCCAGGGGGTCCTTCACTCTGCAGGCCAGAGGATGGGCTGGTAAGAGTGGGGTCCCGCCGCCTGCCCCCCACACTTGCCCGTCATCCCCGGCATGACGGTCCCCGCCTGGGAGACCTGGACCCAGCCCTCATCCTTCCATGAGTCTGGCCCTTGGATTTCTTGTCATCCTGCGACATTCACAGAGGCAGGGACAGCACTTTACAGTGCCAGAGGCCTGGTCTGTGCATATCCCTCGCTGCACAGGGTGTCTCTGGCCCTGCATTTGCCTGTGTGTCTGGACATGGGCTATGGTCAGTGCCAGCTTGCTGGTCCCCTACTGCACTTGGCGTTGCCTAAACTTAACGAATCCTCCCTGAGGAGGCCTACCAAGTCTTTGGTCCGCTGAATGAGAAAACTCCGGCTGCCTTTGGAGCTCCTGGGAATGGTGTCCTTTGTCACACCTGTACCCGCCCCATGTAGGCTTTGCCAAAATTTTCAGTTCCTAGCATGGGACGTCTTTCCCCTCAGACTGGGCTCCTAGGCAGGTCCCTCTCTCCCTGGGCCTCCCCCTTCCCCTGCAGCGTACTCTGTCCCAGGGTCTTACCCGTTAGAGTAGAACATGACATCCATAAGGAGGGTGGCGACAGCGGGCAGTGTGTCGGGGTCCAGGCTGGTGACACAGAATCTGTTGCTGGGGCTGGACAGCGGGTGGATGACCGGCCTCTGGACTGAGAGTGCACACAGACATGGTCCGCTTAGTGTCAGAGTGGCATGGAgctgagtgggtgggtgggtgaggaaAGGCCCAGGGAGGGGGCAGCTGGCAGCTAGCCCAGTTCCAGGCTTTTGGCCCAGTTCTTGGCCCCTGTGGCTCTCCAGCAGCTCTCCAGCTGGCCTCATTCTCCACGCTTGCCTTCAGACCCCAGGGCCTTTGTACATGCTGTGCTGACTGCCGTGAATGCCCTCCTGTTGTCACTCCATATGCTCCAGCTTCTGCCCCCAGTCCCTGCCCCTGGGTGGCCACCATGGGCACCTAGACCTAGCTAGCTAGATCTTGGTCGCAGTGTCTGACCAGGACTGCTGTGCCTTGTTCTGCCAGGTGCCCCGTAAATGATCGGTAGGTGGAAACCGGTGCTCCAGTACCTGGGAGCTTCCTGAAGTGTCTCTGTGCAAAACCCCTAACCCCAGCTCACCCATCTTGGACTTCATGAAGCCGTTGGTGATACCAAGGTTCTCGGCAGCCACTGTCTCGCCATTGACCACCCGAAGGATGGTGAACTCTGATGACAAGGTATGGGTGACGAAGGGTAGGTCACGCTCGCGCACCTGGGGACAGGAAATGAGGGTCTTGAGTCCCcagctccctcccaccccctggtGTGTGGCCCGGGGCGCAGCTGGGAGTGTGCGTGGCCCCGTGTGGCTATGGCTCACCAGGATGAAGTCCGTCTGGTATGTGGACAGCATGAACACGGAGATGTTCTGGTCGGCCAGGGGAGCGATGACTGACTTGGCGATCTTGGTCACACCAATGGGCTGGGAGCTGGAGAAACTGCCACCACCGGACACCACATTCAGAGCCAGCCAGGTGGCGTCTGCCACACTCAGGTGCTCTGAGGAGGGCAGCTCTGTATGGGGGAGGCACAGACAACAGACCTGTGACTGCCGGGGGCCTGGGTGTCCCCAGAGCAGGCCAGGCTGAAGAGGCCTAGGGACTGAGGCTCTCGGCCCGGAGCTGCCAGTTCACTGTGCTGTGTGGCCTTGCAGAGCTCCCTTTGGGACTCAGCTTCCTTATTTGTCATCAGGAAGGGATCTGCCCCTAAGGTCCTTCCCTGGGAGGACGAGGCCAGGTGACATGGTGATATGCCAGGGCAGGAAGCCCATGGGGAGTAGTTCATCTATGAGCCTTGGTTGTAAAGTGGAGTCGGTGTCTTTGTGACTTCCCATGGGTCACAATCCTTGTGTGTATCTGGCGCTGTCACTGTCACCATCATCTTACATGTAACTGCAACATGGTTTTCAAGCCAGGTTCCCCAGGACCTCCCAAAGGGGTTCTGGGTAGAGGAAAGTTTGGAAGGGTACAGTGTGCAAATCCTGGGATTTCTCTCCCTGCTTCGGCTCACTCAGCTCTGGGAGAAGACCCAGAATCCAAATGGCTGACTTGTCCCTCTGCCCTGTCCTGCACAGACAGTCCCCAGGAGCCCTGGGTTGGGCTTGCACATGTGCAGTGTCCTCATGACATACAGCCTCAAGTCCAACCACAGGCTGCCTGCGGGATGCTCTGTGCGTCCCTGGACACCTGCTTGAACCCACCTGTGCCAGGTCCAGAGGGGGTCAGGGGACCCAGGTCTATGGAGGGGGTTCCACTGCTGTGTACCCCACCAGGATTATTCCAGAAACCCCAGAGGGTCAGTGATTTGTCAAAGGCCACTGAGATAGGACACAACAGAGCCAGGGCTCAAATTCTGTTGGCCTCAAAAGCCCAGGCTCTGTGCTGAGCACGGAAAGGAGGAAGTGTCAAGTTCCCAAGGATGGGGTGGCTCAGAGATGCCAGGGAAGGGcactgggctggcctcaggcaaGACGGCTCTGAAGGAAGGGACATGGAGTAAGTCTCATCAGAGCTTCTACCGGCCTCGCTCTGGTCGCCATGGTGACTGCAGCCTAGGCCAGTGGTCAGCCGGTGAGTGACGGGGAGGCAGGCGGCTCCACAGAAAAGGCAAAAGGCCTGGGCTTCCAAAGACCACGGATCTCAGGCTCCCTGACCACCTGCTCTCCAGGTGAGGACTGTCGCTCTCCCTGTTCCCCAGGGGATCAGGACTGAGGTTCCCCAGCAGAGGAAAGACGTCCCCCAGAACCAAAGCCTTATCTTGCTTCTGGAATTCCAAGGGACCTGCACTGGGTGGTGTGACACTCCTCACCACTTCTATGACGTGTAGGGAGAGAGAAGCCGGGAACCACAGAGGGCTGGGGTGCTTTGATGCTTACCACATCAGGTGGCACCCAGTGCCAACTTcaccttttttttgagacagcatctcactgtgtagcccaggctagcctgggactcttgatcctcctgcttccacccctcccgagtgctgggattacaggcgtgtaccaccatgccctgctcaaCTCATCTCTTCTCCTGGAGGTGAGTCATGCAGCCTGGACAGCAGTGAGTCACTGGACAGAGGCCACCTCCTCCATATATTCAATGATGAAATAGAAAGTGTCCCTCTGTACTGGAGCAGACCCCTAACGCCTTCTTGGGAAAATTCCAACAGGGTGGATTATACCACACACCAGGACCACGTGGGTGAGCTCTGGCCCCAAGCTCTTTATGAGGCAGAGCCACCAGTGGCTTCATGTCTCCTTTGGAGTAGAAGCCAAAGTCCTTGCAATGGTCCAGCCCAGTGCCACCCAGGAAAGCTCTCTGTGACAGTGCCCATGGGTCTGTCCCTGTCGTGTCCACCTGGGCCCTGTGTGACACTTGCCTGTGCCTGGAGGAACTGAAACTTCTACActttgaactgtttttttttgagacaattt contains:
- the Castor2 gene encoding cytosolic arginine sensor for mTORC1 subunit 2 gives rise to the protein MELHILEHRLQVASVAKESIPLFTYGLIKLAFLSSKTRCKFFSLTETPEDYTIIVDEEGFLELPSSEHLSVADATWLALNVVSGGGSFSSSQPIGVTKIAKSVIAPLADQNISVFMLSTYQTDFILVRERDLPFVTHTLSSEFTILRVVNGETVAAENLGITNGFMKSKMVQRPVIHPLSSPSNRFCVTSLDPDTLPAVATLLMDVMFYSNGVKDPLAAGDDCGHIRFFSFSLIEGYISLVMDVQTQQRFPSNLLFTSASGELWKMVRIGGQPLGFDECGIVAQISEPLAAADIPAYYISTFKFDHALVPEENISGVIGALKVSQAEKR